TGAAGATGGCGGTGGGCTACTGGGCGAACGCCGGACGAGCTCGCCATCGGGTGGTGGCGCTCGAGCATAGCTACCACGGCGATACCTTTGGCGCCATGTCCGTCGGCGCCCGCTCCGTGTTCACCGCGGCGTGGCAGCCGATGCTGTTCTCCGTGGACTTTCTGCCGTTTCCCGAGCGCGGCCGGGAAGACGAGACGATCACGGCGTTCGAGCGGCTGCTGCAGACGGCGGGCGATGATATCGCCGCGCTGATTGTTGAGCCACTCGTGCTCGGTGCCGGCGGCATGCTCGTCTATCCGCCATGGGTGCTGGGTGAATTATTGGCGTTATGCCGCCGATACGACGTGTTTTTGATCGCCGACGAGGTGATGACCGGCTTCGGGCGCACCGGCACCCGTTTCGCCTGCGAACAGGCAGGCGTCGTACCGGACGTGCTGTGTCTGTCGAAAGGGATTACCGGCGGTTTTCTGCCGATGGGTGTCACCCTCGCCAGCCGTCGCCTTTACCAAGGCTTCCTGTCCGAAGACCGGGGGCGGATGTTCTTTCACAGCTCCTCGTTCAACGGCAATCCGTTGGCTTGTGCCGCCGCCATCGCCAACCTTGCGATCTGGGCGGGCGAGCCGGTGCAGGCCCGCATCGATGCCATTGCCGCCCACCATACGGCGCGCCTCGCGAGATTCCGCGATCATCCGTTGGTTGCGGATGTCAGACAGTGCGGCACGATCGCCGCGCTCGAACTGCGCAGCCAGCAGGCCGGGTACCTTTCGGATCTCGCCCCGCGGCTCTACGCGTTTTTCTTATCGCGCGGCGTTTTGTTGCGTCCCCTCGGCAACGTGGTGTACGTCTTGCCTCCGTATTGCATAACAATCGACGAACTCGACGGGATTTACGATGTCATCGGGGACTGTCTGGCCGCTCTCGGAAATCGAAGCCTCTAGCGCCGATCTGGTGGAACCGGTTCGCGCCCGCCTCGCTTGGTGGGTCGAACATCCGGTTCAGCATGCGCGCTTCCTCAACACGCTGGCGCTGATGGAGCATATCGGCAGCCGCAAGATCATGGTCAGCCAGACACGCGGCGCGCTCGGCCAGGACATCCTCAAGCATCTCGCCGAGGAAACACGCCATTCGTTCTTCTTCAAGCGCGCGGCCGAGGGCATCGCCCGACGAACGCTGGAGTTCGACACGAAGGACGCGGTCGCGCCGGGCTCGGCGTGCATGTATTTCGGCCGTCTCGACGCCTCGATTGGCGCGGCGCTCGGTCGCGACGTTCACATCGAAATCCCCTACCTCTACGTCTCTCTGACCATCGAACTGAGGGCGATCTGGACCTACCGCCTCTATCACGACGTCCTGACGCGGCACGCGGCGAGCCTGTCGTTGAAAAGTGTCCTTGCCGAGGAGGAAATGCATCTCGATCAGATGCTCGCCCGCCTCGAACACCTGAGTGCCGCGCCGCGGGACTGGTTGCCGGGGTTCACGGATACGGAAGATCGCCTGTTCCGCAGCTTCTGGTCCGCGCTCGAAGCTGACAGCGGCGGTGAACGCCGCGCGGCCTGAACCCAACCGCCCCGATTCCGCCCGCCGGCTGCCATCATCCGATCCCGCGGATACAAAAAGGGCGCTGCCCGCAGGCAGCGCCCTCGCTGCTTAAACAGCGTTTGCGCGATCGCGCTGGTCCACCGCTGGCTGCTTACGCGGCGCGGCGGGTATCCGCAACCTGCGGCTGAGCCGTCTCGACGGCTGGCCCGGCACCGATCTGAATGCGCCGCGGCTTCATTGCCTCGGGCAACTCGCGTACGAGGTCAATCACCAGCAGACCGTTGTTCAGCTTGGCGTTCACCGCATGGACATGGTCCGCGAGCTGGAACTGCCGCTTGAACGAACGGCTGGCGATGCCGCGATAAAGAAACGCCGTTTCGGTCTCCGCGTCTTTCTTGCGGCCCTCGACGACGAGTGCATTCTCGCGAGTCTCGATCGCCAGTTCGCCCTCGGCGAAACCAGCGACGGCAAGCGTGATCCGGTACTGATCCTCTCCCGCCTTCTCGATGTTGTAGGGCGGATAGCCGTTACCGGCCTCGCTCCATTGAACCGAGTTTTCGAGCAGGTTCATGAGCCGATCGTAGCCGACGGTCGAACGGAACAACGGGGAAAAATCGAAGGTGGTCATGGCTGCACATCCTTTGCATCAAGCAATGTGTCATCGCCGCTGAACGGCCGCGGCGCACGAGGCCGTTCGCGGCACCGAACCCCGATCGGGCATCCGGCAACAATGAGGTATGATGACAATTGCCGCTTCGCAAGCCCCCGCGCCACGCCTTTTCCAGCGCTTCAGTCGCCCCGCAGCTTCGCATTGAGCGTGTACGTCCCCGTCCAGCGTCCGCTTGCGAGGACATGCGTGTCCATCGCCTGGAGCGCGTCCGCGCCACCGAAACGGGCAGGAAGATCGAGGCTCGCAACATCGAGGGCATAGACGGAAAAGTGGTAATGATGGACGAGTTCGTCGTTCCATGGCGGGCACGGTCCGTCGTAGCCGCCGTAATCCCCCTTCATCTGTTCGTCCGAGGCGAACCAGTCGGTATAATTGTTGATCCCGCGCACACCGAAGTCGCTGCGGCCGGTTGGCTTGCCGCCCGGAGTAATTCCGCTGGAATCAGCGCCCTTCGCCAGCTTGCGGGTGCTGGGGGGAATGTCGACCAGGACCCAGTGGAAGAAATCGACACGCGGCAGATCGGCGGAGACCACCTTGCCTTCCTGGTTGACGTCATCCCCACGGGACGGAACATCCGGATCGCAGCAGACGATCGCATACGACCGCGTGCCTTCCGGGGCGTTCGACCAGCGGATCGCCGGGCTGACGTTTGGCCCCATCGCGATATGGCCCTGCTCGGCCGGCACGCAGAAGGCGTATTCGTCCGGGATCGGATCGCCGTGAGCCCAAGCGTCGATCACCACATCAAGTGTCTTGTTCATGTCCTCTCCCCTGTCGATCTGTTTATCCCACGCGAGGCACCGCAACGCCTGCGCGAGTGGCGAACCCTAGCATACTTACCGGCAGCCGATCAGCGGGCAACGCCCCCAATTCCGGGACGCGCGGGACAGTGGACCCGCTGTGGCGTGGGGCTGCTATTTCCAAGCAAGAAAGGCATGCTCATATTAGGCAGGTCATGCGAGAGCAGGGGACGTGCCAATGACGACACGACGATCTGCCTGGCGGCGGCGTTTGCTGCCGTTGCTCGGGGGTGGGGCGCTCGCTGGCTGTGCCTTTCTCCAGACGCTGCCGCCGCCGTCCGATCTCGCCGAGCGCCTCGGTGACTTTCCCACGACCGGGCTGCCGCTGGCACGCCCCGTCGTCGTCTATTGGAACGAGCATCAGGTACCGTTCATCGAAGCCGAAAGCGACGACGATGCCGCCTTTGTTTTGGGGTTGGTCCATGCTCACCTGCGCCTCGGCCAAATGGCTGTTTTTCGTCGCATTGCCGAGGGGCGCACCGCCGAAATGGTCGGACCGCTCGCTCTCGACATCGACCGCGGTCTGCGGACCCTCGGTTTCGGACGCGCGGCACCGGCGATCTTCGCAACGATGCCGGACGACTCGCGGCGCTGGCTCCGGCGTTTCGTCGACGGCATTAATTACTACCAGGCGACGGCGCGGCGGCTGCCGGCCGAATACGCCATTCTCGGCCTGTCGCGCGAGCCGTGGAGTCCTGAGGATCTGCTCGCGGTTGGCCGGCTGGCCGGCAGCGACGTCAACTGGCTCGTCTGGTCCAATCTGCTCAAGCTGCGTGGCCGCGACGACTGGCCGATGATCTGGGCCCGGCTCGCCGGGGCGGGCGGCGATCGCGCCGTGCCGAGGACGGGCGAACACCAGGGCGCGGCGTTCCATATCGACGGCATCCTTTCCGGGCTCGCGCGCTCCGGCAGCAACAGCCTCGCCATCGCGCCGACACGCACGCGCACCGGCGGCGCTATTCTCGCCAGCGATCCCCACCTCGGTCTCACTCTGCCGAACACCTGGCTGCTCGCCGGGTTGAAGTCGCCCTCGTACCACGCCGTCGGCCTGATGCCGGCGGGCTTGCCGATCTTTGCCATCGGCCGCAACCCCCACATCGCCTGGGGTGGCACCAACATGCGCGCCGCCTCCAGCGATCTCGTCGATGTCTCCGCCCTGCCGACCGAGGAGAAGTTTGCGCGAGAGGAGACAATCCGCGTGCGCTGGTGGTTTGATCGCACCACGACGGTCCGTACAACCCGGTTTGGCCCGATCCTCTCCGATGCACCGCAGATGCGCGGGCTGCCCGTCCCCGAGGTTTCGCTCCGCTGGACCGGTCACGAGGCCAGCGACGAAATCACCGCGATGCTCGCCGTCGCGCGGGCGCAGACCTTCGACGGCTTCCGCGCTGCCCTCGCCGGCTTCGCCGCGCCGGGCCAGAACATGCTCTATGCCGACGCCCAGGGGAACATCGGCCAGGTCCTGGCTGTGCGTGTTCCCGTCCGGACCGGGCCGCCGGACGATCTCATCGTCTCCCCGGCTGAAAGCGATGCAAGCTGGCGACGAATGCTCGGCCCGGCAGACTTGCCGGCAACGCTGAATCCCGAACGCGGGTTCATCGCTTCGGCGAACAACAAGCCCACGCATCTTGCCGAGAACACCACCGTTGGCTGGTTCTTCTCACCCGACGACCGCGTCCGGCGCATGGCGGAACTGGTGAGCGCTGGCGATCGCATCGGAATTGAGGACATCACGGCGATGCAGCGCGACGTCCGGGTGGTGTCGTCCGCGACCCTCGCCCGACTGTTCGTCACGAAAATAAGCTCGGTCGGCATCGACGATGCGCTCGACGGCAATGCCGCCCGCGTTCTTACGCTGATGGCCACCTGGGACGGTGACTACCGCGCCGACGCGCAGGCTCCGGTCGCATTCGA
This genomic stretch from Rhodospirillales bacterium harbors:
- a CDS encoding adenosylmethionine--8-amino-7-oxononanoate transaminase, coding for MTRTCGASPIWHPFTQHATAGPAIEIARGKGAWLEASDGRRILDAISSWWVITHGHGHPAIAAAIAEQAQALDQVIFAGFTHPPAERLARGLRAVTPEALEYVFFSDSGSTAVEVGVKMAVGYWANAGRARHRVVALEHSYHGDTFGAMSVGARSVFTAAWQPMLFSVDFLPFPERGREDETITAFERLLQTAGDDIAALIVEPLVLGAGGMLVYPPWVLGELLALCRRYDVFLIADEVMTGFGRTGTRFACEQAGVVPDVLCLSKGITGGFLPMGVTLASRRLYQGFLSEDRGRMFFHSSSFNGNPLACAAAIANLAIWAGEPVQARIDAIAAHHTARLARFRDHPLVADVRQCGTIAALELRSQQAGYLSDLAPRLYAFFLSRGVLLRPLGNVVYVLPPYCITIDELDGIYDVIGDCLAALGNRSL
- a CDS encoding Hsp20 family protein, which translates into the protein MTTFDFSPLFRSTVGYDRLMNLLENSVQWSEAGNGYPPYNIEKAGEDQYRITLAVAGFAEGELAIETRENALVVEGRKKDAETETAFLYRGIASRSFKRQFQLADHVHAVNAKLNNGLLVIDLVRELPEAMKPRRIQIGAGPAVETAQPQVADTRRAA
- a CDS encoding YbhB/YbcL family Raf kinase inhibitor-like protein, coding for MNKTLDVVIDAWAHGDPIPDEYAFCVPAEQGHIAMGPNVSPAIRWSNAPEGTRSYAIVCCDPDVPSRGDDVNQEGKVVSADLPRVDFFHWVLVDIPPSTRKLAKGADSSGITPGGKPTGRSDFGVRGINNYTDWFASDEQMKGDYGGYDGPCPPWNDELVHHYHFSVYALDVASLDLPARFGGADALQAMDTHVLASGRWTGTYTLNAKLRGD
- a CDS encoding penicillin acylase family protein, translating into MTTRRSAWRRRLLPLLGGGALAGCAFLQTLPPPSDLAERLGDFPTTGLPLARPVVVYWNEHQVPFIEAESDDDAAFVLGLVHAHLRLGQMAVFRRIAEGRTAEMVGPLALDIDRGLRTLGFGRAAPAIFATMPDDSRRWLRRFVDGINYYQATARRLPAEYAILGLSREPWSPEDLLAVGRLAGSDVNWLVWSNLLKLRGRDDWPMIWARLAGAGGDRAVPRTGEHQGAAFHIDGILSGLARSGSNSLAIAPTRTRTGGAILASDPHLGLTLPNTWLLAGLKSPSYHAVGLMPAGLPIFAIGRNPHIAWGGTNMRAASSDLVDVSALPTEEKFAREETIRVRWWFDRTTTVRTTRFGPILSDAPQMRGLPVPEVSLRWTGHEASDEITAMLAVARAQTFDGFRAALAGFAAPGQNMLYADAQGNIGQVLAVRVPVRTGPPDDLIVSPAESDASWRRMLGPADLPATLNPERGFIASANNKPTHLAENTTVGWFFSPDDRVRRMAELVSAGDRIGIEDITAMQRDVRVVSSATLARLFVTKISSVGIDDALDGNAARVLTLMATWDGDYRADAQAPVAFELFRVAFMRDLYQARFGEDDWSAFAGVGRINALLMEDIAAAPADALAARLRHSLDAAASRLEGFPTWGDMHRLQLRHPLAAVPVVGKRYVFADHPIGGSSDSLMKTAHAATDERHRASYGANARSIADLSDMDRSWFVLLGGQDGWLNSSTFLDQAPLWLDGQYIEMPLRHETVQAQFRRVMILQKGEPH